The proteins below come from a single Dinghuibacter silviterrae genomic window:
- a CDS encoding glycosyltransferase, which translates to MSKPSQIFQTDNPSRWRRVQWSTRVLLAVLVFLILILFIALARFKNPSLPLLEQQADYYQKILKPKGVITFKNSRNKAYQGFRDVLARAADSAVRNRAAAKENPFIRAAFYSPWSAPAHISLRNYAGRLNSIFPEWFLLGEQGLRSQLDTFGLNIMQRNSLKIYPVVSNFSTAKQDFDGRLVKPLLHDKEARDRFLGALKDTLLKYNFDGVNIDFEELDEKSPHFLVDFMEALYKTLHPLKKLVTIDVTPENDDYDYDKLAAWSDNIVLMAYDQHYDESIPGPVCGQKWIEEAMDQAAKDIPSGKIILGLAGYGYDWPKSGKAESISYQQALSRAQESHADIDFDNDSYNLHFTYTAKDVNENGNNDQVEDVQHEVWFTDAATNFNTIRFADEYGAAGTVLWRMGVEDTRLWTFYPYDLSNNGLRKRPFDYNSLSFVPLQWDNVAPPIGEGEILSVENMPQEGKIRLEVDSAENLITEQHYLQLPVSFLIRRFGEDTSEVHRKMILTFDDGPDPRWTPEIIDILQKENVPAAFFVVGINAEKNIPILREEYKLGYEIGNHTFTHGNIALMGPRRAELEMKLTRLLIECVTGRSTILFRPPYNADSEPHTFEELMPIARSKKDNYYTVGEAIDPEDWEPGVSADSIYARVVRVEAASKGSIILLHDAGGTSRQATVEALPRIIHYFKVKGYHFTTVSDLMGKTYADVMPVLPKSKDTWMVEANYYLASFTYWTGEILFILFLVGIGLSLARMFMMLIMAFYQKKREKTLEEGYRAVAASWLTNGAPLVSIVIPAYNEEVNAVKTIESLLEQDYPNYNILFVDDGSKDETFARVSAAFADNPKVRAVTKPNGGKASALNYGIHITEAEFIVCIDADTQLKTDAVSELMQRFTHEDVGAVAGNVKVGNERNLLTYWQSIEYITAQNFDRRAFDLLNCITVVPGAIGAFRRSAMADAGFFTTDTLAEDCDLTMRLLRKGYIVRNCATALSYTEAPETLGMFLKQRFRWSYGVMQCFWKHRDALCNNRYKAFGWVALPNILIFQILLPFLAPLADLILVLSLIAAGFGFVDASTWHIVIYYIVFTFVDVLGASLAFAFERENPKKLLWMLPQRLVYRQLMYYILLRSLRQAVKGQGQGWGRLKRTGNVNVVRS; encoded by the coding sequence ATGAGTAAACCCTCGCAGATTTTCCAAACCGATAACCCATCCAGGTGGAGGCGTGTTCAATGGTCCACCCGTGTGCTGCTGGCGGTATTGGTCTTTCTCATCCTGATCCTGTTCATTGCGCTGGCCCGGTTTAAGAATCCATCCCTGCCCCTGCTCGAACAACAGGCCGATTACTATCAGAAGATCCTGAAACCCAAGGGGGTTATCACCTTCAAGAACTCCAGGAACAAGGCCTATCAGGGCTTTCGGGACGTCCTGGCCAGGGCGGCGGATTCGGCTGTCCGGAACCGTGCCGCCGCCAAGGAAAACCCGTTTATCCGGGCCGCTTTTTATAGCCCCTGGTCCGCCCCGGCCCATATTTCCCTGAGGAACTATGCGGGAAGGCTGAACAGCATCTTCCCGGAGTGGTTTCTCCTCGGTGAACAAGGGCTGAGAAGCCAGCTGGACACCTTTGGGCTGAACATCATGCAGCGAAACAGCCTCAAGATTTACCCGGTAGTGTCCAATTTCAGCACCGCCAAACAGGACTTCGACGGCCGCCTCGTAAAGCCCCTCCTCCATGACAAAGAGGCCCGGGACCGGTTCCTCGGCGCCCTCAAGGATACCCTGCTGAAATACAATTTTGACGGGGTCAATATAGACTTTGAAGAGCTCGACGAGAAAAGCCCCCACTTTTTAGTGGACTTTATGGAGGCCCTTTATAAGACCCTTCATCCCCTGAAAAAGCTGGTCACGATCGACGTTACCCCTGAAAACGACGACTACGACTATGACAAATTGGCCGCCTGGAGCGATAATATTGTCCTGATGGCCTATGACCAGCACTACGACGAAAGCATACCCGGCCCCGTCTGCGGACAGAAATGGATAGAAGAGGCCATGGACCAGGCCGCCAAAGACATCCCCTCCGGCAAGATCATTTTAGGTTTGGCCGGGTATGGGTATGATTGGCCGAAAAGCGGAAAAGCCGAGTCCATCAGTTATCAGCAAGCCCTGTCCCGGGCCCAGGAGTCCCACGCGGACATCGATTTCGACAACGACAGCTATAACCTGCATTTTACCTATACAGCCAAAGACGTCAACGAGAACGGCAACAACGACCAGGTGGAGGACGTCCAGCACGAGGTATGGTTTACCGACGCGGCCACCAACTTCAATACCATCCGGTTTGCGGACGAATACGGCGCCGCGGGCACGGTCCTTTGGCGTATGGGCGTAGAAGACACCCGCTTGTGGACTTTTTACCCTTATGATCTGAGTAACAATGGGTTAAGAAAACGCCCATTTGACTATAACTCGCTTTCCTTTGTGCCCTTGCAGTGGGACAACGTGGCGCCGCCTATCGGAGAGGGGGAAATCCTGTCCGTTGAAAACATGCCACAGGAAGGCAAAATCCGGCTGGAAGTCGATTCGGCGGAAAACCTCATCACCGAACAACACTACCTCCAGCTCCCCGTAAGCTTCCTGATCCGCCGTTTCGGGGAAGACACCAGCGAGGTTCACCGCAAGATGATCCTGACCTTTGACGACGGACCCGACCCGAGGTGGACCCCCGAAATCATCGACATCCTGCAAAAAGAAAACGTCCCGGCCGCCTTTTTTGTCGTGGGGATCAACGCCGAAAAAAACATTCCGATCCTCCGTGAAGAATACAAGCTGGGATATGAAATCGGCAACCATACCTTTACCCACGGCAACATTGCGCTGATGGGCCCCCGCCGGGCCGAACTGGAAATGAAACTGACGCGGTTGCTGATCGAGTGCGTTACCGGCCGGTCGACGATCCTTTTCCGCCCCCCGTACAACGCCGACTCCGAGCCCCATACGTTTGAGGAGCTGATGCCCATCGCGCGCAGCAAAAAGGATAATTATTATACCGTGGGCGAAGCCATCGACCCGGAAGACTGGGAACCGGGGGTGTCCGCGGATTCCATTTACGCCCGTGTCGTCCGCGTGGAAGCCGCGAGCAAAGGGAGCATCATCCTGTTACACGACGCCGGGGGGACCTCCCGCCAGGCCACCGTGGAAGCGTTGCCGAGGATCATCCACTACTTTAAGGTCAAGGGATACCATTTTACCACTGTCTCCGACCTCATGGGTAAAACATACGCCGACGTCATGCCGGTATTACCCAAAAGCAAGGATACCTGGATGGTCGAAGCCAACTACTACCTCGCCAGCTTTACCTATTGGACCGGTGAGATCCTTTTTATCCTGTTCCTGGTGGGTATCGGCCTGTCGCTGGCCCGTATGTTCATGATGCTGATCATGGCGTTCTACCAGAAAAAGCGGGAAAAGACCCTGGAAGAAGGGTACCGGGCGGTAGCAGCATCGTGGCTGACCAACGGCGCACCGCTGGTGAGCATCGTTATTCCTGCCTATAACGAAGAGGTCAACGCGGTCAAAACCATCGAAAGCCTCCTGGAACAAGACTACCCCAACTACAACATCCTTTTCGTCGACGACGGCTCCAAGGACGAGACGTTCGCGAGGGTATCCGCTGCTTTTGCGGACAACCCTAAAGTGCGGGCCGTGACAAAACCCAACGGGGGGAAGGCCTCCGCCCTGAACTACGGCATCCACATCACCGAGGCGGAATTCATCGTTTGTATCGACGCGGATACCCAGCTGAAAACCGACGCCGTCAGCGAACTGATGCAGCGCTTTACCCACGAGGACGTGGGTGCGGTGGCGGGCAATGTAAAAGTGGGGAATGAGCGGAACCTGCTTACCTATTGGCAAAGCATAGAGTACATTACCGCCCAGAACTTCGACCGCCGGGCCTTCGACCTGCTGAACTGTATTACGGTCGTTCCGGGAGCCATCGGCGCCTTCCGGCGCTCCGCCATGGCCGACGCGGGTTTTTTTACCACCGATACCCTGGCGGAAGACTGTGACCTGACCATGCGTCTCCTGCGCAAGGGCTACATCGTCCGGAACTGCGCTACGGCGCTCTCTTATACGGAGGCCCCGGAGACCCTCGGCATGTTCCTGAAACAGCGTTTCCGCTGGAGCTACGGCGTCATGCAGTGCTTCTGGAAACACCGGGACGCCCTGTGCAACAACCGCTACAAGGCCTTTGGCTGGGTGGCCCTACCCAACATCCTTATTTTCCAGATCCTGTTGCCCTTCCTGGCACCCCTGGCCGACCTCATCCTGGTCCTCAGCCTGATCGCGGCCGGGTTTGGCTTTGTGGACGCCAGCACCTGGCACATCGTCATTTATTACATCGTCTTTACGTTCGTCGACGTCCTGGGGGCCTCGCTGGCCTTTGCTTTTGAGCGGGAAAACCCCAAAAAGCTCCTGTGGATGCTTCCGCAACGCCTGGTGTACCGGCAGTTGATGTACTATATCCTCCTTCGCTCCCTCCGGCAGGCTGTAAAGGGCCAGGGGCAGGGCTGGGGACGGCTAAAGCGGACGGGGAATGTGAATGTGGTGCGCAGTTAG
- a CDS encoding acyl carrier protein phosphodiesterase: protein MNYLAHAYLSFGSDVVLVGNMVSDFVKGKSLEAYPVGIQKGIRLHRRIDDFTDAHPVFKEARQLLAPAVGRYSGAFLDIIFDHFLATDRFTTDGLAAFSQHVYSVIRKEETLLPPAFVQMFNYMVRQDWLYHYATREGIRRSLEGMVRRAKYVPAGAPIYALFERHYEALGDSYRKFFPELEAYAREHFAL from the coding sequence GTGAATTACCTGGCCCATGCGTATCTGTCCTTTGGTTCCGATGTTGTCCTGGTGGGCAACATGGTCAGTGATTTTGTAAAGGGAAAATCCCTGGAAGCCTACCCGGTGGGGATACAAAAGGGTATCCGGTTACACCGGCGCATCGACGATTTTACCGACGCTCATCCCGTTTTCAAGGAAGCAAGACAACTGCTGGCGCCCGCGGTGGGGCGGTACAGCGGGGCGTTCCTGGACATCATTTTCGATCATTTCCTGGCGACGGACCGTTTTACAACCGATGGGCTCGCTGCCTTTTCCCAGCACGTGTACAGCGTGATCCGCAAAGAAGAAACCCTCCTCCCCCCTGCTTTTGTCCAGATGTTCAACTATATGGTCCGGCAGGACTGGCTGTACCACTACGCTACCCGTGAAGGCATCAGGCGCAGCCTGGAAGGCATGGTCCGGCGGGCAAAATATGTCCCCGCCGGCGCGCCCATATACGCCCTGTTCGAGCGGCACTACGAAGCGCTCGGGGACAGCTACCGCAAATTTTTTCCGGAATTGGAGGCCTACGCACGCGAGCACTTTGCTTTATAG
- a CDS encoding SDR family oxidoreductase: MSTPILFITGASRGIGKAIALKMAAGGARIAIASKTETPHPKLDGTIYTAAEEIERAGGQALPLVCDIRDEAQINAAVEATVAKFGGIDILVNNASAISLSKTPQTEAKRFDLMHQVNVRGTFLVSKACIPHLARSSNPHILTLAPPLNLDPRWLGAHLAYTLSKFGMSMVAMGLASELAPEGIASNTLWPRTTIATAAVLNLLGGEALASMSRTPSIVADAAALIFSRPARTFTGQHLIDEDLLRESGLTDFTSYAVDPSKPLAPDIFL, translated from the coding sequence ATGTCGACACCCATCCTGTTCATCACGGGCGCGAGCCGCGGCATCGGCAAAGCCATCGCGCTGAAAATGGCCGCCGGTGGCGCCCGCATCGCCATCGCCTCCAAAACAGAAACACCCCACCCCAAGCTGGATGGGACCATCTATACGGCTGCCGAAGAGATCGAGCGTGCCGGGGGACAAGCCCTTCCCCTGGTCTGCGACATCCGCGACGAGGCCCAGATCAACGCGGCCGTGGAAGCCACCGTTGCCAAATTTGGCGGGATCGACATCCTCGTCAACAACGCCAGCGCCATCAGCCTCTCCAAAACACCCCAGACCGAGGCCAAACGCTTCGACCTCATGCACCAGGTCAACGTCCGTGGGACGTTCCTCGTGAGCAAGGCGTGTATCCCGCATTTGGCGCGAAGCAGCAATCCCCATATCCTCACCCTCGCCCCCCCATTGAACCTCGATCCCCGCTGGCTGGGCGCCCATCTCGCCTACACCCTCAGCAAATTCGGCATGAGCATGGTAGCCATGGGCCTGGCGTCCGAACTCGCCCCCGAAGGCATCGCCTCCAACACCCTCTGGCCCCGCACCACGATCGCCACCGCGGCCGTCCTCAACCTCCTCGGCGGCGAAGCCCTCGCCTCCATGAGCCGCACCCCCTCGATCGTCGCCGATGCCGCCGCCCTCATCTTCTCCCGCCCTGCCCGCACCTTCACCGGTCAACACCTCATCGATGAGGACCTACTCCGCGAGTCCGGCCTCACCGACTTCACCTCCTACGCCGTCGACCCCTCAAAACCCCTGGCTCCGGATATATTCCTCTAA
- a CDS encoding cystathionine gamma-synthase: protein MRLETKLIHAGVEPDPTTGAIMTPIYQTSTYVQKAPGDHKGYEYARTQNPTRDALQSALAAIESGSWGLCFGSGMAATDAVLKLLEPGDEVVAADDMYGGTYRIFTKVFEKYGIRFHFVDMQNPSAVAAVLNARTRLIWTETPTNPMMTITDIAAVAELAKAHKALLCVDNTFASPYLQNPLEWGADLVVHSATKYLGGHSDVVHGCIIGKDAALEERLRFIQNSCGAVPGPQDCFLVLRGLKTLHVRMQRHCENGRTVAEWLRAHPKVGKVYWCGFEDSPGFAVARKQMRDFGGMMSFTLKDDRMEAANRVLSSTRLFSLAESLGGVESLIGHPASMTHASIPREDRIRRGLLDSLIRLSVGLENADDLLADLDRAIG, encoded by the coding sequence ATGAGATTGGAAACAAAGTTGATCCACGCCGGTGTGGAACCCGATCCGACGACCGGGGCCATCATGACACCTATTTACCAGACGTCTACTTATGTGCAAAAAGCACCGGGGGACCACAAAGGGTACGAGTACGCCCGGACCCAGAACCCCACCCGGGATGCCCTCCAAAGTGCCCTCGCGGCGATCGAAAGCGGCTCCTGGGGTCTTTGTTTCGGCTCCGGTATGGCGGCCACCGACGCGGTTCTGAAATTGCTCGAACCCGGGGACGAAGTCGTCGCTGCCGACGACATGTACGGGGGTACCTATCGCATTTTTACAAAAGTATTTGAGAAATACGGCATCCGTTTCCACTTTGTGGATATGCAAAACCCGTCTGCGGTAGCGGCTGTCCTGAACGCACGGACGCGGCTGATCTGGACCGAAACGCCGACCAACCCGATGATGACCATCACCGACATCGCCGCGGTGGCCGAACTGGCCAAAGCCCACAAGGCGTTGCTGTGTGTGGACAATACTTTTGCCTCCCCGTACCTGCAAAATCCCCTGGAATGGGGTGCGGACCTGGTCGTACACTCCGCCACCAAATACTTAGGTGGTCACAGCGACGTCGTCCATGGCTGTATCATCGGTAAGGACGCTGCCTTGGAAGAACGCCTCCGGTTTATACAAAACAGCTGCGGCGCCGTCCCGGGCCCCCAGGATTGTTTCCTGGTTCTCCGGGGTCTGAAAACCCTGCACGTCCGCATGCAACGCCATTGCGAAAACGGCAGGACCGTCGCCGAGTGGCTTCGGGCCCACCCGAAGGTCGGCAAGGTTTACTGGTGCGGTTTCGAAGACAGTCCCGGTTTTGCCGTTGCCCGCAAGCAAATGCGTGATTTCGGCGGGATGATGAGCTTTACCCTGAAGGATGACCGTATGGAAGCGGCCAACCGCGTACTAAGCTCCACCCGCTTGTTTTCCCTGGCCGAATCCCTGGGTGGCGTGGAATCCCTGATCGGGCACCCTGCCTCCATGACCCACGCCTCGATCCCCCGGGAAGACCGGATCCGGCGCGGTCTCCTGGATTCGCTGATCCGCCTCAGCGTCGGCTTGGAAAACGCAGACGACCTGCTGGCCGACCTGGATAGGGCTATTGGGTAA
- a CDS encoding deoxyhypusine synthase family protein, which produces MSKGPISQFIQHHYRHFNAAALVDAAKGYEAHLDAGGKMMVTLAGAMSTAELGLSLAEMIRQDKIAIISCTGANLEEDVMNLVAHSHYKRVPNYRDLTPQDEWDLLENHYNRVTDTCIPEEEAFRRLQKHLVKVWKDAEAKGERYFPHEFLYKVVLSGDLEQYYEIDPKNSWIIAAAQKNIPIVVPGWEDSTTGNIFASYVIKNELKASTVKSGIEYMTWLAGWYRENSGGKGVGFFQIGGGIAGDFPICVVPMMYQDLEWHDVPFWSYFCQISDSTTSYGSYSGAVPNEKITWGKLGIDTPKFIVESDATIVAPLIFAYLLGW; this is translated from the coding sequence ATGTCAAAGGGTCCCATTTCCCAATTCATCCAGCATCACTACCGCCATTTTAACGCGGCCGCCCTGGTGGACGCCGCCAAAGGGTATGAGGCCCACCTCGACGCAGGGGGCAAAATGATGGTTACGCTGGCTGGTGCCATGAGCACGGCGGAACTGGGACTTTCGCTGGCCGAAATGATCCGCCAGGACAAAATTGCGATCATCTCCTGCACGGGTGCCAACCTGGAAGAGGACGTCATGAACCTGGTCGCCCACTCCCACTACAAACGCGTACCCAACTACCGGGACCTGACGCCCCAGGACGAATGGGACCTCCTGGAAAACCACTACAATCGCGTCACGGATACCTGCATCCCGGAAGAAGAGGCATTCCGCCGTTTGCAAAAACACCTGGTCAAGGTCTGGAAGGATGCCGAGGCAAAAGGCGAGCGTTATTTTCCCCACGAATTCCTTTATAAGGTGGTCCTGAGCGGCGACCTGGAACAATACTACGAGATCGACCCGAAGAACAGCTGGATCATCGCCGCCGCGCAGAAGAACATCCCCATCGTGGTACCGGGTTGGGAAGACTCCACCACGGGGAACATCTTTGCCAGCTATGTCATTAAGAATGAGCTGAAGGCCTCCACCGTCAAAAGCGGCATCGAATACATGACGTGGCTGGCCGGTTGGTACCGGGAAAACAGCGGGGGCAAGGGCGTGGGCTTTTTCCAGATCGGGGGTGGCATCGCGGGCGACTTCCCCATCTGCGTCGTCCCCATGATGTACCAGGACCTGGAATGGCACGACGTCCCTTTCTGGTCGTATTTCTGCCAGATTTCGGACTCCACGACTTCTTACGGGTCCTATTCCGGGGCTGTTCCGAACGAAAAGATTACCTGGGGAAAACTGGGGATCGACACGCCCAAATTCATCGTCGAAAGCGACGCCACGATCGTGGCACCGTTGATTTTTGCTTATTTGCTAGGCTGGTAA
- a CDS encoding M28 family peptidase codes for MGKWMTLVLVLSAGAAAAQHPERFAKGITAQDLKDKLYTVASADMQGRETATEGQRKAAAFIEAYFQSLGLKPGNGTSYQLEYPVYADKLDHAAVTVGGAAFAVDQDFSVIYSLNHNATSYFSEATYVPMPAAAPSGAPADPFAGLDIRGKLVVLSGMGTNFSLRQLRPLLANIQKAAPAAVLLIQSNFPRTDASATQRANMYVNLYKKTEAPNLFMVSENIGRAILGAAFDSAKQGTLSTGIHTADVKLDFAKTTELRHSTDVLAVFPGTDKADEYVFVTGHYDHLGMHDGKIWYGADDDGSGTCAVLEIAKAFTAAAKAGKGPRRTMVFMTVSGEEEGLWGSAYYTNHPVYPLAKTSVDLNIDMIGRIDPSRKYGDSMNYVYVIGDDKLSSDLAPITEAINTKYTHLELDRKFNDLKDPNRFYYRSDHYNFADKGVPIIFYFNGTHADYHQPTDTPDKIDYDLYARRAQLVFYTAWDMANRDEMLKRDMPLK; via the coding sequence ATGGGAAAATGGATGACGCTAGTGCTGGTTTTGTCCGCAGGCGCGGCCGCTGCGCAGCACCCAGAACGTTTTGCAAAGGGCATTACTGCCCAAGACCTCAAGGACAAATTATACACCGTTGCCTCGGCCGATATGCAGGGCCGGGAAACCGCTACCGAAGGGCAGCGCAAGGCGGCGGCTTTTATCGAGGCGTATTTCCAGTCCCTGGGACTTAAACCCGGCAACGGGACCTCTTATCAATTGGAATATCCGGTGTATGCGGATAAGCTGGACCACGCGGCGGTTACCGTGGGAGGTGCCGCCTTCGCCGTCGATCAGGACTTCAGCGTGATCTATTCCCTGAACCACAATGCAACATCGTATTTCAGTGAGGCGACGTATGTGCCGATGCCCGCGGCCGCGCCCTCCGGGGCCCCCGCGGACCCTTTCGCGGGCCTCGACATCCGCGGTAAGCTGGTCGTTTTGAGCGGCATGGGCACCAACTTCAGCCTCCGCCAACTTCGCCCGCTGCTGGCCAATATTCAAAAGGCAGCCCCGGCAGCCGTGCTGTTGATCCAGTCCAATTTCCCCCGGACCGACGCCTCCGCGACCCAGCGCGCCAATATGTACGTCAACCTGTACAAAAAGACGGAAGCCCCGAACCTCTTTATGGTGTCCGAAAACATCGGCCGGGCCATCTTAGGCGCCGCCTTTGATTCCGCCAAACAAGGCACGCTCTCCACGGGTATCCATACCGCCGACGTCAAACTCGACTTTGCCAAAACCACCGAGCTCCGCCATTCCACCGACGTCCTGGCCGTCTTTCCGGGTACCGACAAGGCAGACGAATACGTCTTTGTCACGGGGCACTACGACCACCTTGGCATGCACGACGGTAAGATCTGGTATGGTGCAGACGACGATGGTTCCGGCACCTGTGCCGTTCTGGAAATTGCAAAGGCGTTTACCGCTGCCGCCAAGGCCGGCAAGGGTCCCCGCCGCACCATGGTGTTCATGACCGTGTCCGGGGAAGAAGAAGGACTGTGGGGCTCGGCCTATTATACCAACCACCCCGTATACCCCCTGGCCAAAACCAGCGTTGACCTTAACATCGACATGATCGGGCGGATCGACCCTTCTCGCAAATACGGGGATTCCATGAACTATGTGTACGTCATCGGGGACGACAAGCTGTCTTCCGACCTCGCCCCGATCACCGAAGCCATCAACACGAAATACACCCACCTCGAACTGGACCGCAAGTTCAACGACCTTAAGGATCCCAACCGTTTTTACTACCGCAGCGACCACTATAATTTTGCCGACAAAGGTGTTCCCATCATCTTCTATTTTAACGGTACCCACGCGGACTACCACCAGCCCACGGACACCCCCGACAAGATAGACTATGACCTGTATGCCCGCCGCGCGCAACTGGTTTTCTATACGGCCTGGGATATGGCCAACCGGGACGAGATGCTCAAACGGGATATGCCGTTGAAATAG
- the rpiB gene encoding ribose 5-phosphate isomerase B: MISPFDLGKPVAIGSDHAGFEFKEAIISLLEGKGLQYIDCGTHSRASADYPDFAHPVAMAVERGTVAFGILLCGSANGVGITANKHPGVRAAVCWGDEIASLARQHNDANIICLPARFVALTDAEEMVEIFMTTPFEGGRHLARVNKIGCQS, from the coding sequence ATGATTTCCCCATTCGACCTTGGCAAGCCCGTCGCGATTGGCTCAGACCACGCGGGGTTTGAATTTAAGGAAGCCATTATTTCCCTGTTGGAGGGAAAGGGACTTCAATACATCGACTGCGGCACCCACTCCAGGGCGTCGGCAGACTATCCTGACTTCGCCCATCCCGTGGCCATGGCCGTGGAGCGGGGCACGGTAGCCTTTGGCATCCTCTTGTGCGGCAGTGCCAACGGTGTCGGGATCACCGCCAACAAACATCCGGGCGTACGCGCCGCCGTGTGTTGGGGAGACGAGATCGCCAGCCTGGCCCGGCAACACAATGACGCCAATATTATATGCCTCCCGGCCCGCTTTGTGGCGCTGACAGACGCCGAAGAAATGGTGGAGATTTTCATGACCACACCCTTTGAGGGTGGCCGCCACCTCGCCCGGGTGAACAAGATCGGTTGCCAGTCATAA
- a CDS encoding TIGR02757 family protein, with amino-acid sequence MEKLKEFLDARVEEYNRPDFIPDDPISIPHRFTRLQDMEIAAFFAAIFAWGNRKIIIAKSADLMARMDNAPYEFVRGHQPSDLKRLLDFKHRTFNATDLLYFIEFFAQYYARHDSLEEAFLKGYRRGSIEGALNGFYHTFFGLEYVPDRTRKHIASPEKNASCKRINMFLRWMVRSDNKGVDFGVWKKIKPASLVCPVDLHVARVARRLGILQRPVVDWRAAMELTDILRGFDPKDPVKYDFALFGLGVMEKK; translated from the coding sequence ATGGAGAAGCTAAAGGAATTTCTGGACGCGAGGGTAGAAGAATACAACCGCCCGGACTTTATTCCGGACGACCCCATCTCCATTCCCCACCGCTTCACCCGCTTACAGGACATGGAGATCGCTGCTTTTTTCGCCGCCATCTTTGCCTGGGGCAACCGGAAGATCATCATCGCCAAGTCGGCCGACCTCATGGCGCGTATGGACAATGCCCCTTACGAATTCGTTCGCGGGCACCAGCCCTCCGACCTCAAACGCCTCCTGGATTTCAAACACCGGACGTTCAACGCGACCGACCTGCTTTATTTCATCGAGTTCTTTGCGCAGTACTATGCGCGACATGACTCCCTGGAGGAGGCTTTCCTGAAGGGGTATCGGCGCGGCTCTATTGAAGGCGCCCTCAACGGCTTCTACCACACGTTTTTCGGCCTGGAATACGTCCCCGACCGCACGCGAAAACACATCGCCTCTCCTGAAAAAAACGCCTCCTGCAAACGCATCAATATGTTCCTGCGATGGATGGTACGCTCCGATAACAAAGGAGTGGATTTTGGGGTATGGAAAAAAATAAAACCAGCATCCCTCGTCTGTCCCGTCGACCTTCATGTCGCGAGGGTAGCCCGGCGGTTGGGGATTCTCCAAAGACCCGTGGTGGACTGGCGAGCCGCCATGGAATTAACGGACATTCTCCGTGGATTTGATCCGAAAGACCCCGTTAAATACGACTTTGCGCTGTTCGGTTTGGGCGTGATGGAAAAAAAATGA